One region of Mycolicibacterium insubricum genomic DNA includes:
- the murI gene encoding glutamate racemase, whose amino-acid sequence MTADRYAPVGVFDSGVGGLTVARAIIDMLPDEEMIYVGDTANGPYGPLTIAEIRAHALAIMDDLVDRGVKALVIACNSASAACLRDARERYDVPVLEVILPAVRRAVAATRNGRVGVIGTAATVSSGAYQDAFAAAVHTEITAVACPRFVDFVERGVTSGRQVLGLAEGYLEPLQRAGVDTLVLGCTHYPLLAGLIQLVVGDEVTLVSSAEETAKDLLRVLTEADLLRPHDAPAPGRRFEATGDPDAFLALAARFLGPSITGVEPAHRVPGAH is encoded by the coding sequence GTGACCGCGGACCGCTACGCCCCGGTCGGGGTGTTCGACTCGGGCGTCGGTGGGCTGACGGTGGCCCGCGCCATCATCGACATGCTGCCGGACGAGGAGATGATCTACGTCGGTGACACCGCCAACGGGCCGTACGGCCCGCTGACCATCGCGGAGATCCGCGCCCACGCCCTGGCGATCATGGACGACCTCGTCGACCGCGGGGTCAAAGCCCTGGTCATCGCGTGCAACAGCGCTTCGGCGGCGTGCCTGCGCGACGCCCGGGAACGCTACGACGTCCCGGTGCTGGAGGTGATACTGCCCGCGGTGCGGCGTGCGGTCGCCGCCACCCGAAACGGCCGCGTCGGGGTGATCGGGACCGCCGCCACGGTGTCCTCGGGTGCCTACCAGGATGCGTTCGCCGCGGCGGTGCACACCGAGATCACCGCCGTCGCCTGCCCCCGGTTCGTCGACTTCGTCGAACGCGGGGTCACCAGCGGACGTCAGGTGCTGGGCCTGGCCGAGGGGTATCTGGAGCCGCTGCAGCGCGCCGGCGTCGACACGCTGGTACTGGGCTGCACCCACTATCCGCTGCTGGCCGGGCTGATCCAGCTCGTCGTCGGCGACGAGGTGACGCTGGTGTCCAGCGCCGAGGAGACGGCCAAGGACCTGCTGCGGGTGTTGACCGAGGCGGACCTGCTGCGTCCGCACGACGCGCCCGCGCCGGGCCGGCGCTTCGAGGCGACCGGCGATCCGGACGCGTTCCTGGCGCTGGCGGCCCGGTTCCTCGGACCGTCGATCACCGGCGTCGAACCGGCGCACCGAGTCCCCGGGGCGCACTGA
- a CDS encoding rhomboid family intramembrane serine protease, giving the protein MAKTPAVPDAPQQRPGWQTGGATVLGFVAVLYVIEFIDQLGGGRLDADGIRPLQRDGLSGILFAPLLHGSWNHLFANTIPLLVLGFLMTLIGMGRCLAATAIIWLLGGLGTWLIGALPSCPNTVHIGASGLIFGWLTFLIVFGWWVRKPWQIVVGVLVALLYGSLLLGVVPDLNTCGGISWQGHLCGAIAGVVAAYLLSGPERTARAQKRPVQQ; this is encoded by the coding sequence ATGGCGAAGACACCCGCGGTTCCCGACGCGCCGCAGCAGCGGCCCGGGTGGCAGACCGGTGGTGCCACCGTCCTCGGCTTCGTTGCGGTGCTCTACGTCATCGAGTTCATCGACCAACTCGGCGGCGGGCGGCTGGACGCCGACGGCATCCGGCCGCTGCAGCGCGACGGCCTGTCTGGCATCCTGTTCGCCCCGCTGCTTCATGGCAGTTGGAACCACTTGTTTGCCAACACGATCCCGCTGCTGGTGCTCGGCTTCCTGATGACGCTCATCGGGATGGGTCGATGCCTCGCGGCGACGGCCATCATTTGGCTGCTCGGCGGGCTGGGCACCTGGCTGATCGGTGCGCTGCCGTCATGCCCGAACACCGTGCACATCGGCGCCTCGGGCCTGATCTTCGGCTGGCTGACGTTTCTGATCGTATTCGGCTGGTGGGTCCGCAAACCGTGGCAGATCGTCGTCGGGGTGCTGGTCGCGCTGCTCTACGGCTCCCTGCTGCTCGGGGTGGTTCCCGACCTCAACACCTGCGGCGGCATCTCCTGGCAGGGCCACCTGTGCGGGGCGATCGCCGGCGTCGTCGCGGCGTATCTGCTGTCCGGGCCCGAACGCACGGCCCGCGCGCAGAAACGCCCGGTGCAGCAGTGA
- a CDS encoding P1 family peptidase, with translation MRTPGETRWLPQGAITDVAGIRVGQYHRLDPDATLGSGWASGVTVVLTPPGTVGAVDCRGGAPGTRETDLLDPANSVRYVDAVALCGGSAYGLAAADGLMGWLEESGRGVAIENGLVPIVPAAVIFDLPVGGWAQRPTADFGRSAADAAATTVAVGTVGAGVGARSGVLKGGVGTASVRLGPEYGGVTVGAIVVVNSAGAVVDPVTGLPWMAELTRVLGLATPPADQIAAYAARDAEHNPLQPPSDLFLAERRRSSNPPLNTTIAVVATDAALTPAACRRMAIAAHDGLAHSIRPAHTPVDGDTVFALATGAIEVEPDPDTPPQLDPQTRLLAAVGAAAADALARAVLVGVAAATGVAGVPCYADLLPAVFGADAAPVA, from the coding sequence GTGAGGACCCCGGGTGAAACGAGGTGGCTGCCGCAGGGCGCCATCACCGACGTCGCCGGCATCCGGGTCGGCCAGTATCACCGGCTGGATCCCGATGCGACCCTGGGCAGCGGATGGGCCAGCGGGGTGACGGTGGTGCTCACCCCGCCGGGGACCGTCGGCGCGGTCGACTGCCGCGGCGGGGCTCCGGGAACCCGGGAGACCGACCTGCTCGATCCGGCCAACAGCGTGCGCTACGTCGACGCCGTCGCGCTGTGCGGTGGCAGCGCCTACGGACTGGCCGCGGCCGACGGGCTGATGGGCTGGCTGGAGGAGAGTGGCCGCGGGGTGGCCATCGAGAACGGGCTGGTGCCGATCGTGCCGGCCGCGGTGATCTTCGACCTGCCCGTCGGCGGCTGGGCGCAGCGCCCGACCGCGGACTTCGGCCGGAGCGCGGCCGACGCCGCCGCGACGACGGTCGCCGTCGGCACCGTCGGGGCCGGTGTAGGCGCCCGGTCCGGGGTGCTCAAGGGCGGGGTGGGCACCGCGTCGGTGCGCCTGGGCCCGGAGTACGGCGGGGTGACCGTCGGGGCCATCGTGGTGGTCAACAGCGCCGGAGCCGTCGTCGACCCGGTCACCGGGCTGCCGTGGATGGCCGAACTGACCCGGGTGCTGGGGTTGGCGACCCCGCCCGCCGACCAGATCGCCGCTTACGCCGCCCGCGACGCCGAACACAACCCGTTGCAGCCCCCGTCGGACCTCTTCCTCGCGGAAAGACGCCGCTCGTCGAATCCGCCGCTCAACACGACCATCGCCGTCGTCGCCACCGACGCCGCTCTCACGCCCGCCGCCTGCCGCCGGATGGCCATCGCCGCCCACGACGGGCTGGCCCACTCGATCCGGCCGGCGCACACCCCGGTCGACGGGGACACGGTGTTCGCGCTGGCCACCGGTGCGATCGAGGTGGAACCGGATCCGGACACCCCGCCGCAGCTGGATCCGCAGACCCGACTGTTGGCCGCCGTCGGGGCCGCCGCCGCCGACGCGCTGGCCCGCGCGGTGCTCGTCGGGGTCGCCGCGGCGACCGGCGTGGCCGGGGTGCCCTGCTACGCCGATCTGCTGCCGGCGGTGTTCGGCGCCGACGCCGCGCCGGTAGCCTGA
- the aosR gene encoding oxidative stress transcriptional regulator AosR — MRRWKRVQTADGVRFRSVLEPHEGALLHDLATSVLAMLDDREAAAPPDELAELTGIRTGNPAPPADATMSRLLPDFYRPTAAGPGDPDPESVNTALRILHEPEIITAKREAAQRMLGTCPRDGGRLELTTDDAEAWIAAVNDIRLALGAILEIGPDGPARLSSNHPMAGHLDVYQWLTTLQELLVLCLMGKPA, encoded by the coding sequence GTGCGCAGATGGAAACGGGTGCAGACCGCCGACGGTGTGCGCTTCCGGTCGGTGCTGGAGCCCCACGAGGGTGCGCTGCTGCACGACCTGGCGACCTCGGTGCTGGCGATGCTCGACGACCGCGAGGCGGCCGCGCCGCCCGACGAGCTCGCCGAGCTGACCGGTATCCGCACCGGCAACCCGGCGCCGCCGGCCGACGCCACCATGAGCCGGTTGCTGCCGGACTTCTACCGTCCCACCGCCGCCGGCCCGGGCGACCCGGACCCGGAGAGTGTCAACACGGCGCTGCGGATCCTGCACGAGCCGGAGATCATCACCGCCAAACGCGAAGCGGCGCAACGGATGCTGGGCACCTGCCCGCGCGACGGCGGCCGGCTGGAGCTGACCACCGATGACGCCGAGGCGTGGATCGCCGCCGTCAACGACATCCGGTTGGCGCTGGGCGCCATCCTGGAGATCGGTCCCGACGGGCCCGCCCGGCTATCGTCGAACCACCCGATGGCCGGGCACCTGGACGTCTACCAGTGGTTGACCACACTGCAGGAGCTGTTGGTGCTGTGTCTGATGGGGAAGCCGGCGTGA
- the clpS gene encoding ATP-dependent Clp protease adapter ClpS: protein MAASAPTKPADQREAEHVDAVDAPWVTIVWDDPVNLMNYVTYVFQKVFGYSEPHATKLMLQVHHEGKAVVSAGARESMEADVARLHAAGLWASMQQDR from the coding sequence ATGGCTGCGTCCGCACCGACCAAGCCGGCCGATCAGCGTGAGGCCGAACACGTCGACGCCGTGGATGCCCCCTGGGTGACCATCGTCTGGGACGACCCGGTGAACCTGATGAACTACGTGACCTACGTGTTCCAAAAGGTGTTCGGCTACTCCGAACCGCACGCCACCAAGCTGATGCTGCAGGTCCACCACGAGGGCAAGGCGGTGGTCTCGGCCGGGGCGCGCGAATCGATGGAGGCCGACGTCGCCCGGCTGCACGCGGCCGGTCTGTGGGCCAGCATGCAGCAGGATCGCTGA
- a CDS encoding ATP-dependent DNA helicase, giving the protein MAALGGSRRDGQRQMAEAVEQTFRTGEHLAVQAGTGTGKSLAYLVPALAAAADGNGPVVVSTATIALQRQLVDRDLPRLTEALAPVLPDQPRFALLKGRGNYLCLNKLATGTAEHEEDAPQEELFSPVAAGALGREVIRLTEWASDTETGDRDELRPGVSDRAWAQVSVSARECLGPSRCPYALDCFSERARAEAGRADIVVTNHALLAIDAIADASVLPEHALLIVDEAHDLVDRVTGVATGELTATTLGTAVRRGGRLVDAEISQRLDAATATLLALMHDLEPGRIDILDEELGTALTVLRNAVNAARSSIDTAPSDPKAAAARTEAVAALADVGDTADRILASFGPAIADRFDVVWLDRDEIRGSTRVTLRVAPLSVAGLLRSRLFADTTTVLTSATLTLGGSFDAMARAWGLADTGSEAAPRWRGLDVGSPFDHAKSGILYIAAQLPAPGRGGPDSPEAAAQFDEMAELIDAAGGRTLGLFSSTRAARAAAEAMRERLDTPVLCQGEDATALLIEKFAENPETSLFGTLSLWQGVDVPGPSLSLVLIDRIPFPRPDDPLLTARQRAVTARGGNGFMAVAASHAALLLAQGVGRLLRRADDRGVIAVLDSRLATARYGGFLRASLPPFWTTTDGERVRGALRRLRGAPETPGGQ; this is encoded by the coding sequence GTGGCCGCGCTCGGCGGCAGCCGCCGCGACGGCCAGCGGCAGATGGCCGAGGCCGTCGAGCAGACATTCCGCACCGGCGAGCACCTGGCGGTACAGGCCGGCACCGGCACCGGCAAGTCGCTGGCCTACCTGGTTCCGGCGCTGGCAGCGGCCGCCGACGGCAACGGGCCGGTGGTGGTGTCGACGGCGACCATCGCCCTGCAGCGCCAACTGGTCGACCGCGATCTGCCCCGGCTGACCGAGGCGCTGGCCCCGGTGCTGCCCGACCAGCCGCGGTTCGCGCTGCTCAAGGGCCGCGGCAACTACCTGTGCCTGAACAAACTGGCAACCGGGACCGCCGAACACGAAGAAGACGCCCCACAAGAGGAGCTGTTCTCCCCGGTGGCCGCCGGCGCGCTGGGCCGCGAGGTGATCCGGCTGACCGAGTGGGCGTCGGACACCGAGACCGGCGACCGTGACGAGCTGCGGCCCGGTGTCAGCGACCGGGCCTGGGCGCAGGTCAGCGTCTCGGCGCGGGAGTGCCTGGGACCGTCGCGCTGTCCGTATGCCCTCGACTGCTTCTCCGAGCGGGCGCGCGCGGAGGCCGGGCGCGCCGACATCGTCGTCACCAACCACGCCCTGCTGGCCATCGACGCCATCGCCGACGCGTCGGTACTGCCCGAGCACGCCCTACTGATCGTCGACGAGGCCCACGACCTGGTGGACCGGGTGACCGGGGTGGCCACCGGCGAACTGACCGCCACCACGCTGGGCACCGCCGTGCGCCGGGGCGGTCGCCTCGTCGACGCCGAGATCTCCCAGCGCCTGGACGCCGCAACCGCGACGCTGCTGGCGTTGATGCACGACCTGGAGCCGGGCCGCATCGACATCCTCGACGAGGAGCTCGGCACCGCGCTGACGGTGCTGCGCAACGCCGTCAACGCCGCCCGCTCGTCGATCGACACCGCGCCGTCGGACCCCAAGGCCGCCGCCGCGCGGACCGAGGCCGTCGCCGCGCTGGCCGATGTCGGCGACACCGCCGACCGGATCCTGGCGTCGTTCGGCCCGGCCATCGCGGACCGTTTCGATGTGGTGTGGCTGGATCGCGACGAGATCCGCGGGAGCACCAGGGTCACGCTGCGCGTCGCGCCGCTCAGTGTCGCCGGGCTGCTGCGCTCCCGGCTGTTCGCCGACACCACCACCGTGCTGACCTCCGCGACGCTGACCCTCGGTGGCTCGTTCGACGCGATGGCCCGCGCCTGGGGCCTGGCCGACACCGGGTCCGAGGCGGCACCGCGCTGGCGGGGCCTGGACGTCGGGTCGCCGTTCGACCACGCGAAATCCGGCATCCTCTACATCGCCGCGCAGCTGCCCGCCCCGGGCCGCGGCGGGCCCGACAGCCCCGAAGCCGCCGCCCAGTTCGACGAGATGGCCGAGCTGATCGACGCCGCCGGTGGCCGGACGCTGGGCCTGTTCTCCTCCACGCGGGCGGCCAGGGCCGCCGCGGAGGCGATGCGCGAAAGGCTGGACACCCCGGTGCTGTGCCAGGGCGAGGACGCCACCGCGCTGCTGATCGAGAAGTTCGCCGAGAACCCGGAGACGTCGCTGTTCGGCACCCTGTCGCTGTGGCAGGGCGTCGACGTGCCCGGGCCGTCGCTGTCGCTGGTACTCATCGACCGGATCCCGTTTCCCCGGCCCGACGATCCGCTGCTGACGGCCCGGCAGCGCGCGGTCACCGCCCGCGGCGGCAACGGCTTCATGGCCGTGGCGGCGAGTCACGCCGCGTTGCTGCTCGCCCAGGGGGTCGGCCGGTTGCTGCGGCGCGCCGACGACCGCGGGGTGATCGCCGTGCTGGACTCCCGGCTGGCGACGGCCCGCTACGGCGGCTTTCTGCGCGCGTCGCTGCCGCCGTTCTGGACCACCACCGACGGCGAGCGGGTCCGCGGCGCGCTGCGCCGGCTGCGCGGCGCGCCGGAAACGCCGGGTGGCCAATGA
- a CDS encoding neutral zinc metallopeptidase has translation MRRSVLCAALAAVLAVSGCTERVDGQAVSVFADPFKVAGMPATDGPTGLRENPNPPTRTVEGTDHGQIDLIGAQSVSDIEQYWEYAFADLTTGTFSPVGTVYSWDARQYAGQFCTSDTYGLVNAGFCRVDDSIGWDRGVLFPALRKTYGDMAITMVLAHEYGHAVQKQAQLVGRSTPVLVAEQQADCLSGAYMRWVAEDRSPRFTLSTGDGLNDLLLTMISFRDPLLSEADVAAGGTGDEHGSAFERISAFQFGFTDGPAVCASIDAQEIKARRGNLPHELQQNQTGDWPVTEESIRAVFDAMTILFPLDKPPTMSTQASDAATCSDARPSPPASFCPATNTIYVDVPGMQKLGTRADDVSTLSGDNTAYSVLMSRYLLALQQQQGLSLDRAETALRTACLTGVATAKLAPGVDTPGGHTLKLAAGDLDEAVAGLLANGLVASDTNGDTIAAGFSRIAAFRAGALGDQGLCLRRYQ, from the coding sequence ATGCGCCGATCCGTCCTGTGCGCCGCGCTGGCCGCCGTCCTGGCGGTGTCGGGGTGCACCGAGCGGGTCGACGGGCAGGCCGTCTCGGTGTTCGCCGACCCGTTCAAGGTCGCCGGGATGCCCGCCACCGACGGGCCGACTGGGCTGCGGGAGAACCCCAACCCGCCCACCCGCACGGTGGAGGGCACCGACCACGGCCAGATCGACCTGATCGGTGCGCAATCGGTCAGCGATATCGAGCAGTACTGGGAGTACGCGTTTGCGGACCTGACGACGGGCACCTTCAGCCCGGTCGGCACGGTGTATTCCTGGGACGCCCGGCAGTACGCCGGGCAGTTCTGCACCAGTGACACCTACGGACTGGTCAACGCCGGGTTCTGCCGGGTCGACGACAGCATCGGCTGGGACCGAGGGGTGTTGTTCCCCGCGCTGCGCAAGACCTACGGCGATATGGCGATCACCATGGTTCTGGCCCACGAGTACGGCCACGCCGTGCAGAAACAGGCCCAGCTGGTGGGCCGCAGCACGCCGGTACTGGTCGCCGAGCAGCAGGCAGACTGCCTGTCCGGGGCGTACATGCGCTGGGTGGCCGAGGACCGTTCGCCGCGTTTCACGCTGTCCACCGGCGACGGCCTCAACGACCTGCTGCTGACCATGATCTCGTTTCGGGATCCGCTGCTGAGCGAGGCCGACGTGGCAGCCGGCGGCACCGGTGACGAGCACGGCTCGGCGTTCGAGCGGATCTCGGCGTTCCAGTTCGGCTTCACCGACGGCCCCGCGGTGTGCGCCTCCATCGACGCCCAGGAGATCAAGGCCCGCCGCGGCAATCTGCCGCACGAACTGCAGCAGAACCAGACCGGCGACTGGCCGGTGACCGAGGAGTCGATCCGGGCGGTCTTCGACGCGATGACCATCCTGTTCCCGCTGGACAAACCGCCCACCATGAGCACCCAGGCGTCCGACGCGGCGACCTGCTCCGATGCCCGGCCGAGTCCGCCGGCGTCGTTCTGCCCGGCCACAAACACCATCTACGTCGACGTGCCCGGGATGCAGAAACTCGGCACCCGCGCCGACGACGTCAGCACGCTGTCCGGTGACAACACCGCCTATTCGGTGCTGATGTCGCGCTACCTGCTGGCGCTGCAACAGCAGCAGGGCCTGTCGCTGGACCGCGCCGAGACCGCGCTGCGCACCGCGTGTCTGACCGGGGTGGCGACCGCCAAGCTCGCCCCCGGCGTCGACACCCCCGGCGGGCACACTCTCAAGCTCGCCGCGGGTGATCTCGACGAGGCGGTGGCGGGTCTGCTGGCCAACGGCCTGGTGGCCAGTGACACCAACGGCGACACCATCGCCGCTGGGTTCTCCCGGATCGCGGCGTTTCGCGCCGGAGCGCTCGGCGACCAGGGGCTGTGCCTGCGCCGCTACCAGTGA